A genomic segment from Gossypium hirsutum isolate 1008001.06 chromosome D04, Gossypium_hirsutum_v2.1, whole genome shotgun sequence encodes:
- the LOC107899678 gene encoding uncharacterized protein isoform X1 yields MAKNLMHALQYNNYGRGAAVLKHVEVPIPTPNKASDVAGEVVKGLTKLLADNAPKAMKEQKLESYFGRKIVIDASMRIYQFLIVVGRMGTEMLTNETGEVTSYVFDGQPPDLKKQELVTQRGLMLLRICKKPWRYFFLVTHGVISKVFFCCLTTTEN; encoded by the exons ATGGCTAAAAATCTTATGCATGCTTTACAATATAACAACTATGGCAGAGGCGCTGCTGTTTTGAAG CATGTTGAAGTTCCGATCCCAACTCCAAATAAAG CAAGTGATGTAGCCGGAGAAGTCGTAAAG GGTTTAACGAAGCTTCTAGCAGACAATGCGCCAAAGGCCATGAAGGAACAGAAATTAGAGAGCTATTTCGGCCGCAAGATTGTCATCGATGCCAGCATGAGAATTTACCAATTTCTC ATTGTGGTGGGTCGTATGGGGACTGAAATGCTCACTAATGAAACCGGTGAAGTTACTag CTATGTTTTTGATGGGCAACCTCCAGATTTGAAAAAACAAGAGCTTG TTACTCAAAGAGGGCTGATGCTACTGAGGATTTGCAAAAAGCCATGGAGGTATTTTTTTTTGGTCACACATGGAGTGATAAGTAAAGTTTTCTTTTGTTGTCTCACCACTACGGAAAATTAA
- the LOC121216154 gene encoding proline-rich receptor-like protein kinase PERK2 gives MWEDRYDYIPTREPIIVPELVCVSKYMPWFRIHGKPYLLSPKKRQRKLRVQRERRRPLNPIRQDDDTGPSMRLRHSPGPSSAAIQSPGPTIAPTQSPDPTVQPMIPTQPPFQMMPGAFPSPFMYPNPYMFPFSSSMAGWSQWPGSAPFPVTPSGPLMYRPATHEGSPEGPSGNSSFYQSPPPYGFQTPSPLVMQTPPHSLFYQGGSSSQLRQPDVLPEEPKSPPEEPQPPPEAGQRRNPVRNRRQPPCGTESGGHRH, from the coding sequence atgtgggaagatcggtatgattatatacctactagggaaccaatcatcgttccggagttagtGTGCGTGTcgaaatacatgccatggtttaggatccatggcaagccgtatttactgtcGCCAAAGAAGAGGCAGCGTAAATTACGTGTCCAAAGGGAAAGACGCAGGCCTTTAAATCCAATACGACAGGACGACGACACTGGCCCCTCAATGAGGCTCAGACATTCACCCGGCCCATCATCAGCGGCCATtcaatcaccaggcccaacgaTAGCACCGACACAATCACCCGACCCAACAgttcaaccgatgatacccacgcaaccgccttttcagatgatgccaggtgcgtttcctagcccttttatgtatcctaacccttatatgtttcctttttcgagttctatggcaggttggagccaatggcccggttcagctccatttcctgttacgCCGAGTGGACCGCTGATGTATAGGCCAGCAACGCACGAGGGATCGCCAGAGGGGCCGTCGGGAAACTcatctttttaccaatccccaccaccatatgggtttcaaacaccgtcaccgttggtgatgcaaacacctccccattcactattctatcaaggtggctcatcGTCCCAACTCCGACAACCAGATGTCCTACCGGAAGAACCAAAATCCCCGCCAGAAGAACCACAACCGCCGCCGGaagctggacaaaggaggaatccagtGCGTAACCGTCGACagccgccatgtggcactgaatccggcGGGCACAGAcattga
- the LOC107899678 gene encoding flap endonuclease 1 isoform X2 codes for MLRPFLPRKFPFIPASDVAGEVVKGLTKLLADNAPKAMKEQKLESYFGRKIVIDASMRIYQFLIVVGRMGTEMLTNETGEVTRFLIYFSLHSLILFYLTKLSLADSYFIFYLFNYIFIIWFIKCLHGFCWRNPIICKVCLLG; via the exons ATGCTGCGCCCATTTTTACCTAGAAAATTCCCCTTCATACCTG CAAGTGATGTAGCCGGAGAAGTCGTAAAG GGTTTAACGAAGCTTCTAGCAGACAATGCGCCAAAGGCCATGAAGGAACAGAAATTAGAGAGCTATTTCGGCCGCAAGATTGTCATCGATGCCAGCATGAGAATTTACCAATTTCTC ATTGTGGTGGGTCGTATGGGGACTGAAATGCTCACTAATGAAACCGGTGAAGTTACTaggtttttaatatatttttctcttCATTCATTAATTCTTTTTTATCTTACAAAACTATCGTTAGctgattcttattttattttttaccttttcaattacattttcattatttggTTCATAAAATGTTTACATGGGTTCTGCTGGCGTAATCCAATCATTTGCAAGGTATGTTTACTCGGATAA